In one Kluyveromyces marxianus DMKU3-1042 DNA, complete genome, chromosome 4 genomic region, the following are encoded:
- the HOP1 gene encoding Hop1p — MSTIQKVRQREEVAIKNAISQDQSQKLVQTMITMCFGCLAFLRGLFPDDNFVDQKFVPEKCNKDYDKFSASSIRIKTLVRDKSEEADLFLDWLENGVFQSLKKGYLKAISLGIFIDENNPNDLIETYLFSFKYSQDSISISINDQTDTISLLDSRKMVQQLMRRFIIITQSLDPLPEKRFLTMRLMFNENAPSEYQPKLFKDATKEPPTLITLPKGNELETFSVGSLNTSVHKVGLKVLSLADNAIQQQLTTGPTTQLDPFDMLEENIELPQETPENSQMTMQSQTTKMLQNYLKSSPAKCQPTQAMQSEEKTTVTEAVTKQRQLRCMSCKKFLLAICYGNESRRFIPECVECLTDGKLDTNSRNFQRFMTTRKIYRYMAKKPDFPHSFSDLVSVISGPSASASDKSIVSDSLSVLLMDEVFLVEEDVRVSYSGTQLRSSGFIEVDTDEIVSPSGPLKRGKYAWTFMLHSAKAHSFYTEHYAKTEAQLQQLLKECSDTFQKMRETLVNNESSNSLALHKLNINDTEKTSLGNDSVVKKRSYNDDIDDETQGESDLDTQDNQHQGKVRKISVSKKTLKSAW; from the coding sequence ATGTCAACAATTCAGAAGGTTAGACAGCGTGAAGAAGTGGCTATAAAAAATGCCATTTCACAGGATCAATCCCAAAAACTAGTGCAAACAATGATAACAATGTGTTTTGGCTGCCTAGCGTTCCTTAGAGGGTTGTTTCCGGATGATAACTTTGTGGACCAGAAGTTCGTGCCAGAGAAATGTAATAAAGACTATGACAAATTTAGCGCTTCCAGCATTCGTATCAAGACTTTGGTCAGAGATAAGAGCGAAGAAGCCGATTTGTTTTTAGACTGGCTGGAAAATGGGGTGTTccaatctttgaaaaagggCTACCTAAAGGCAATTTCTCTAGGCATTTTCATTGACGAGAATAATCCAAATGACCTAATCGAGACGTATCTTTTTTCGTTCAAATATTCTCAGGATTCTATCTCAATAAGCATTAACGATCAAACAGACACTATTTCCTTGTTGGATTCGAGGAAAATGGTCCAGCAATTGATGAGGagatttattattataacGCAATCGCTTGATCCCTTACCTGAAAAACGTTTTTTAACAATGAGACTAATGTTCAATGAAAATGCCCCTTCCGAATACCAGCCAAAACTGTTCAAAGATGCCACAAAGGAACCTCCAACTTTGATCACATTGCCAAAAGGTAACGAGTTGGAAACCTTTTCTGTGGGATCCTTGAACACATCAGTACATAAAGTTGGCCTTAAGGTGCTTTCTTTAGCCGACAACGCTATCCAACAGCAATTAACTACAGGACCCACCACTCAACTTGACCCCTTCGATATGTTAGAAGAGAACATCGAACTTCCCCAAGAGACTCCTGAAAATAGTCAAATGACAATGCAAAGTCAAACTACTAAAATGCTTCAAAACTATTTGAAATCGTCACCAGCGAAATGTCAACCAACACAGGCTATGCAGTctgaagaaaaaaccaCTGTAACCGAAGCAGTGACCAAGCAAAGGCAGCTCAGATGCATGAGTTGTAAGAAATTCTTACTCGCGATTTGTTACGGAAACGAATCTAGACGTTTCATTCCTGAATGCGTAGAATGTTTAACTGATGGTAAACTTGATACAAACTCAAGAAACTTCCAAAGGTTTATGAccacaagaaaaatatatagataCATGGCAAAAAAACCAGACTTCCCACATTCTTTTTCCGACCTGGTTTCAGTTATTAGTGGACCTTCAGCATCAGCTTCAGACAAATCTATCGTGAGCGACTCACTTTCTGTTCTCTTAATGGATGAAGTTTTCTTGGTAGAAGAAGACGTCAGAGTCAGCTACTCTGGAACGCAGTTGAGATCATCAGGATTCATTGAGGTAGATACAGATGAGATTGTCTCACCGAGTGGTCCACTTAAAAGGGGTAAGTATGCATGGACTTTCATGCTACACTCCGCAAAAGCACATTCTTTCTATACGGAACATTACGCTAAAACAGAGGCACAACTCCAACAGCTCTTAAAAGAGTGTTCTGACACCTTTCAGAAAATGAGAGAAACATTGGTTAATAACGAAAGTAGTAATTCTTTGGCCCTCCATAAATTGAATATCAACGACACTGAGAAGACCAGTCTTGGTAATGACAGTGTTGTCAAAAAAAGGTCGTATAATGAcgatattgatgatgaaaccCAAGGCGAATCCGATTTGGACACTCAGGATAACCAGCACCAGGGAAAAGTAAGAAAGATCAGTGTGTCCAAAAAGACTCTCAAAAGTGCCTGGTAA
- the PCI8 gene encoding Pci8p, with protein sequence MTARSLNLPVAVLQDRYLRTENPNYRGYSDAKDYNLALSKLPGWEQRLNSLLLENRYAEAILFINTDPLMVSIGFYKKIKLLMRIHILNTHYKALLDFEPRLNVQAITSDSSEFSDFIECKLLLILNWYLRGEFHQCLQRFIQLLIDIPNLVDIMENLPTNDVFVTTETILYIVTMCALITIPLDNLDTFIHLAELEQFNEKFNTLMVKARLIIGSKFRRFFKWWHNDMNDICSNNYFLSKKWELVSSTMRQKIYAFYLRISNKLKISYLSEKLEIPLDVVNQEVNQLIREACLNFRVQDGFVYFLPYDARDALVHNIIKEDILLNKKLTRLRHQNSNLKLVIAENLSVRRNRQQHKTKCPNEKPMDQEEIFANSDSEMSNDNTDSFG encoded by the coding sequence ATGACAGCCAGAAGCCTCAACCTTCCAGTAGCTGTACTCCAGGATCGCTATCTCAGAACTGAAAATCCAAACTATAGAGGATATTCAGATGCTAAAGATTACAACTTGGCGCTTTCAAAGTTACCTGGCTGGGAGCAAAGATTGAATTCCCTATTATTGGAAAATCGATATGCAGAAGCAATATTGTTCATTAATACTGACCCCTTGATGGTCAGCATAGGTTtctacaaaaaaattaagcTTTTAATGAGAATACATATCCTAAATACACATTACAAGGCTCTTTTAGACTTCGAACCCAGACTCAACGTTCAAGCAATTACATCTGATTCTAGTGAATTTTCGGACTTTATCGAGTGTAAATTACTATTGATATTAAATTGGTATCTTAGAGGTGAATTTCATCAGTGCTTGCAAAGGTTCATACAACTATTGATAGATATACCTAATTTGGTGGATATAATGGAAAATTTACCAACAAATGATGTGTTTGTGACTACAGAAACtattttgtatattgtGACAATGTGTGCGTTAATTACTATCCCCTTAGACAATTTGGACACGTTCATTCATCTAGCGGAACTCGAGCAGTtcaatgaaaaattcaacaCTCTCATGGTAAAGGCGCGTTTAATTATTGGTAGTAAATTCAGACGTTTTTTCAAATGGTGGCACAACGATATGAATGACATATGTTCCAATAACTATTTCTTGAGTAAAAAATGGGAACTTGTTTCTAGTACCATGCGCCAAAAGATTTATGCTTTCTATTTgagaatatcaaataaatTGAAGATAAGCTACCTTTCAGAAAAGCTTGAAATACCTTTAGACGTGGTAAACCAAGAGGTTAATCAGTTAATCAGAGAAGCTTGCTTGAATTTTAGAGTTCAGGACGGGTTCGTGTACTTTTTGCCATACGATGCAAGGGATGCTCTGGTgcataatataataaaggaaGATATTCTATTGAATAAGAAACTTACGCGCTTACGACATCAAAACAGCAATCTCAAACTGGTGATTGCAGAAAATCTTTCAGTGAGAAGAAATCGACAGCAACATAAAACGAAATGCCCTAATGAGAAGCCTATGGAccaagaagagatatttGCTAACAGCGATAGCGAAATGTCTAATGATAACACGGATAGTTTCGGCTAG
- the ICP55 gene encoding aminopeptidase: MLFNPNFLRVISRRNFGTKPELKQFVNRQRLPINCGQPIHETRPYLLKQGELTPGITALEYFKRRVKLASKLVPRSCAIIAGSQMKYASGPVFYPFQQNNDLFYLTGWNEPDSVMILEKPDNDPENVVLHMIVPPKDSFAEKWEGFRTGVEGAQEIFNADEATSNENLEKYVDKIIKRCDNIYFDTNNTAKNSGAFFSEFFSLKNESQKQNTILNMIKNTSGVKNLMPLKKIIANLRSIKSPAELRVMRRAGQISGRAYNQAYAKRFRNERTLGAFLEYKFIEGGCDRSAYVPVIGTGENALCIHYTRNDDVMFDDEMVLVDASGAIGGYCSDISRTWPVSGKFTDAQRDLYEVVLTVQRKCIELCCAHNVISLHQIHEKSLQFFKEELKNIGLSSLSTWDINEIYPHYIGHNLGLDVHDVPEISRHQPLQENQVITIEPGLYIPDDPKYPAYFRNIGIRIEDDIAIGMDTYTNLTMEAVKEIADLENIMQNGISTKIEHDVVSPLDF, encoded by the coding sequence ATGTTATTCAATCCCAACTTTTTGAGAGTTatctcaagaagaaatttcGGGACGAAACCTGAATTAAAACAGTTTGTTAATAGGCAAAGACTGCCGATAAATTGCGGACAACCTATTCACGAAACTAGGCCATATCTTTTGAAACAAGGAGAATTGACCCCCGGAATTACAGCTTTAGAATATTTTAAGAGAAGAGTGAAACTTGCAAGCAAACTTGTCCCGAGATCATGTGCTATCATTGCCGGCTCCCAAATGAAATATGCATCGGGTCCCGTTTTTTATCCATTTCAACAGAACAATGATCTCTTTTACCTTACCGGTTGGAATGAACCAGATTCCGTAATGATTTTAGAAAAACCGGATAATGATCCTGAAAACGTTGTTTTGCATATGATAGTACCTCCAAAGGATTCATTTGCTGAAAAATGGGAAGGTTTCCGTACAGGAGTGGAGGGAGCTcaagaaatattcaatGCAGACGAGGCAACAAGTAATGAAAATTTAGAAAAATACGTCGATAAGATTATCAAAAGATGCGACAATATCTACTTTGATACCAACAATACGGCAAAAAACTCTGGTGCTTTTTTCAGtgaattcttttcattGAAGAATGAATCACAGAAGCAAAATACAATCCTTAACATGATAAAAAACACTAGCGGCGTAAAGAATTTAATGCccttgaaaaagataattGCCAATTTAAGAAGCATTAAATCCCCTGCTGAACTACGTGTCATGAGAAGGGCTGGTCAAATTTCAGGTAGAGCTTATAATCAAGCATATGCCAAAAGATTTCGCAACGAAAGAACATTAGGTGCTTTCCTTGAATACAAATTTATTGAAGGTGGCTGTGACCGTTCAGCTTACGTTCCAGTAATCGGTACTGGAGAAAATGCATTGTGTATTCACTACACTAGAAATGATGATGTTATGTTTGACGATGAAATGGTCCTAGTTGATGCATCAGGTGCTATTGGAGGATATTGTTCTGATATATCAAGAACATGGCCTGTCTCCGGAAAGTTTACCGACGCCCAACGTGACTTGTATGAAGTAGTCTTAACagttcaaagaaaatgtATCGAACTATGTTGTGCTCATAATGTCATATCTTTACATCAAATTCATGAGAAGAGTTTGCAGTTctttaaagaagaattgaagaatattGGCTTAAGCAGCTTAAGCACCTGGGATATAAATGAAATATATCCCCATTACATTGGTCATAATCTAGGTCTAGACGTGCATGATGTTCCTGAAATATCCAGACACCAACCACTGCAAGAAAACCAGGTTATAACTATTGAACCAGGTTTATACATTCCTGACGATCCAAAATATCCGGCATATTTCAGAAATATTGGTATCagaattgaagatgatattgCCATTGGTATGGACACCTACACAAACTTGACCATGGAAGCTGTGAAGGAGATTGCAgatcttgaaaatatcatGCAAAATGGTATTTCAACTAAGATAGAGCATGATGTTGTCAGTCCACTTGATTTTTGA